The genomic region CGGACCTCCCTCGCCACAGTTGCGAGCTTGCTCGCGTGCCCAGCCATCGGCCGACGGTCAGCTGAGCTGCCTGCCTCGCCAGGCAGCTCAGTGCCGGTGCGAGCTCTCCCGCTCGATCAACCGGGCGCCGAGCGTGGTCGTGGTCGACGGCCGGCTTCCGTCGGTGATCCTTGCCAGCAGCAACCGAGCGGCCACCGTCCCGATCTCGTACGCCGGCTGCGCCACCACCGACAGCGGCGGATCCACCAGCTCCGCCCACGGCGCGTCGTCGAACGCCACGATCCCGACGTCGCGCCCCGGCCTCGTCCCCAGCTCCCGCAGCGCCTGCAGCACACCGACCGCCATCGCGCTGTTCGCGACCAGCAACGCATCCGGCGGCTCGTCGGTGTTCATCAGTTCCAGCGCCGCCCGGTGCGCCCCCGCCGCCTTGTACTCCGTACGCCGTACCAGCTTCGTCGAGCTCTTCCGCTTGCCCGCCTTCAGCGCGTCCCGATACCCCGCCAGCCGATCGTCGGCAGTACGAACTCCCGCCGGCCCGGTCAGACACCCGATCCGGTCGTACCCCTGAGCGATCAGGTGCTCGGTCGCCTGCCGCGCCGCCAGCCGGGTGTCGACCAGGACGACGTCGCTGTCCTGCTGCGGCAGGGGCCGGTCGACGGCGACGAAGGCCGTGCCGCGGGCGACCAGCTTCTGCACCGACGACGTCGTACCGGTGGGGGACAGGATCACCCCGGCGACCCGTTCCTGGATCGCGATGTCGATGTAGCGGCTCTCCTTGCCGGCGCTCTCGTCGGAGTTGCACAGCACGACCGAGTAGCCGACCTCGTGCGCGACGTCCTCGACCCCGCGCGCGATCGCGGTGAAGAACGGGTTCTCCACGTCGGAGATGATCAGCGCGACCACCGCGGCCTCCTGACGGCGCAGGTTCCGGGCCGGTCCGTTGGGCTGGTAGCCGAGCTCGCCGGCCGCCTTCCGGACCCGGGCGGCCAGGCCGGGATCGACCGTGGCCTTGCCGTTCAGGGCCCGCGAGACGGTCGCCGTGGAGACGCCGGCGAGCGCCGCGACATCGCTGATGGTGGCCATCGTCCTCCCTCCGCTGGCCCGACTCTAGCGGCCGAGTAAAGGATTACCCAGTCGTTCCCGGCCGGTGCCGGGTGGACGCAACGTACGGAACCGGCGGCGGACCGCGACGCCATGAGAAGATCGCGAGCGTGACTGCCTTGCCGAGCGTTTCCTACTCCATCACCGTTCGCCTCGAGGTGCCCGCGGGCGGTTCGACGGTGAGCAAGCTGACGACCGCCGTCGAGCAGGCCGGTGGCCTGGTGACCGCGCTCGACGTGACCGCCTCCGGCCACGAACGGCTGCGGATCGACGTGACCTGCGCGGCCGCCGACACCGCGCACGCCGGCCGGCTGGTCGAGGCGATGCGTGCGGTGCCCGGCGTCGAGATCGGCCGGGTGTCGGACCGGACCTTCCTGATGCACCTCGGCGGCAAGATCTCGATGGAGGCCAAGCACCCGATCCGCAACCGTGACGACCTGTCGATGATCTACACCCCGGGCGTGGCCCGGGTCTGCCTGGCGATCGCGGAGAACCCCGACGACGCGCGCCGGCTGACCATCAAGCGCAACAGCGTCGCGGTGGTCACCGACGGCTCGGCGGTGCTCGGCCTGGGCAACATCGGCCCGAAGGCCGCGCTGCCGGTGATGGAGGGCAAGGCCGCGCTGTTCAAGCGGTTCGCCGGCATCGACGCCTGGCCGCTGTGCCTGGACACCCAGGACCCGGACGAGATCGTCAGCATCGTGAAGGCGATCGCGCCGGGCTTCGCGGGCATCAACCTGGAGGACATCTCCGCGCCGCGCTGCTTCGAGATCGAGGCCAAGCTGCGCGAGCAGCTCGACATCCCGGTCTTCCACGACGACCAGCACGGTACGGCGGTCGTGGTCACCGCCGCGCTCTACAACGCGCTGCGCGTGGTCGGCAAGGACATCAGCAACGTCCGCGTCGTGCTGTCCGGAGCGGGCGCCGCCGGTACGGCGATCCTGAAGCTGCTGATCGCGGCCGGGGTCAAGGACACCATCGTCGCCGACATCGCCGGCGTCATCCACGTGGACCGCGACGGCCTGTCGCCGGAGCTGCGCTGGATCGCCGAGAACACGAACGCGGCGCGGTACAGCGGCGACCTCAAGGGCGCGCTGGCCGGGGCCGACGTGTTCATCGGGGTGTCGGCGCCGAACATCCTGAACGGCGACGACATCGCCACCATGAACGACAACGCGATCGTGTTCGCGCTCGCCAACCCCGACCCGGAGGTCGACCCGGCCGCGGCCGGCGAGCACGCGGCGGTCGTCGCCACCGGCCGCAGCGACTTCCCGA from Kribbella flavida DSM 17836 harbors:
- a CDS encoding LacI family DNA-binding transcriptional regulator, whose translation is MATISDVAALAGVSTATVSRALNGKATVDPGLAARVRKAAGELGYQPNGPARNLRRQEAAVVALIISDVENPFFTAIARGVEDVAHEVGYSVVLCNSDESAGKESRYIDIAIQERVAGVILSPTGTTSSVQKLVARGTAFVAVDRPLPQQDSDVVLVDTRLAARQATEHLIAQGYDRIGCLTGPAGVRTADDRLAGYRDALKAGKRKSSTKLVRRTEYKAAGAHRAALELMNTDEPPDALLVANSAMAVGVLQALRELGTRPGRDVGIVAFDDAPWAELVDPPLSVVAQPAYEIGTVAARLLLARITDGSRPSTTTTLGARLIERESSHRH
- a CDS encoding NAD-dependent malic enzyme encodes the protein MTALPSVSYSITVRLEVPAGGSTVSKLTTAVEQAGGLVTALDVTASGHERLRIDVTCAAADTAHAGRLVEAMRAVPGVEIGRVSDRTFLMHLGGKISMEAKHPIRNRDDLSMIYTPGVARVCLAIAENPDDARRLTIKRNSVAVVTDGSAVLGLGNIGPKAALPVMEGKAALFKRFAGIDAWPLCLDTQDPDEIVSIVKAIAPGFAGINLEDISAPRCFEIEAKLREQLDIPVFHDDQHGTAVVVTAALYNALRVVGKDISNVRVVLSGAGAAGTAILKLLIAAGVKDTIVADIAGVIHVDRDGLSPELRWIAENTNAARYSGDLKGALAGADVFIGVSAPNILNGDDIATMNDNAIVFALANPDPEVDPAAAGEHAAVVATGRSDFPNQINNVLVFPGVFRGLLDAQSSKVSLDMELAAAKALAGVVTDDELNASYIVPSVFHPEVHTMVAHAVRDAAGGKAPAAEVFPDDAPSL